One segment of Zhihengliuella halotolerans DNA contains the following:
- a CDS encoding terminase small subunit — MAANAKKAPPVHDPPSEMPEAVRAVWEEFVETNELPERIDRAALEAFCTLVARMREARTRVEDEGMVVQDSRGKVVPHPALAVERELAEDVRKWGDRFAPMVRPRRRSGYMVDATTEAVKNADHLADKKQFAGAIAAAKTLAWLIDEAQRDSAAALQRAGRDLIPNYVKACTELQITPASVPAAAAAKDSGGSTGGSKLRVLRSNATGARSG; from the coding sequence ATGGCGGCTAACGCGAAGAAGGCGCCTCCCGTGCACGATCCGCCCTCAGAGATGCCGGAGGCCGTCCGCGCCGTCTGGGAAGAGTTCGTCGAGACGAACGAGCTCCCGGAACGGATCGACCGCGCAGCCCTGGAAGCCTTCTGCACCCTGGTCGCCCGCATGCGAGAAGCACGGACCCGCGTCGAGGACGAGGGCATGGTCGTCCAGGACTCGCGCGGCAAGGTCGTCCCGCACCCGGCACTCGCCGTCGAACGCGAGCTCGCGGAAGACGTGAGGAAGTGGGGCGACCGGTTCGCGCCGATGGTCCGCCCGCGCCGCCGGTCCGGCTACATGGTCGACGCGACAACGGAAGCCGTGAAGAACGCCGACCACCTCGCGGACAAGAAGCAGTTCGCCGGCGCGATCGCCGCCGCGAAAACACTCGCCTGGCTGATCGACGAGGCCCAGCGAGACAGCGCGGCGGCACTGCAGCGCGCCGGCCGGGACCTGATCCCGAACTACGTCAAAGCGTGCACGGAACTGCAGATCACCCCAGCGTCCGTGCCGGCGGCGGCCGCGGCGAAGGACTCGGGAGGTAGCACAGGTGGCAGCAAGCTCCGTG
- a CDS encoding HNH endonuclease: MEGVSVPAWSGRAASRALDQVRAGGRARRTPCVICRQPIDYSLRYPHPQSCSVQHLKSRRDFPQLTWEPSNWAPAHLDCNKAEGPRERPGLGVVGQW, from the coding sequence ATGGAGGGCGTATCGGTTCCAGCGTGGAGTGGCCGAGCCGCTTCCAGAGCGCTCGACCAGGTGCGCGCCGGTGGCCGTGCCCGGCGCACGCCGTGCGTGATCTGCAGGCAGCCGATCGACTACTCGCTGCGCTATCCGCACCCGCAGTCGTGCAGCGTCCAGCACTTGAAGTCGCGGCGGGACTTCCCGCAGCTCACGTGGGAACCGTCGAACTGGGCGCCTGCTCACCTGGACTGCAACAAGGCGGAGGGTCCGCGCGAGCGGCCCGGCCTCGGTGTGGTGGGGCAGTGGTGA
- a CDS encoding HNH endonuclease translates to MPFFMVDDQLHVNRKATMLAEEALENDLLGIGAMGLWTMAGSVCQAALTDGLISERQLVKILLNKDAVDLLAGKLVEVGLWHGSGHDCESCPSVAAGSFLFHDWFSLGYDRGADVRLARDKRKELKDAKLIAAVWARDCTDAPNATRARCRYCGTEVKRATQKGDRRPELDHVDPTKAVGPSNVVIACATCNRQKGRRTPEQAGFTLRPAPERATARATVERPAPEGAGTAPVAPSEHDAVEPQQDPAARFNARVDAKPARRPVPPAEERNENPIELDNADRSDPISEEKAVHGRTHAGTRAGRAGQGTEGLTSGSPAGQPRSIPQPSSKSRRRGKRGKKADPVSTGPETGTDAGAAPEVSTGGRFGSPWHGWSGRPSSVTETTCPDHGLEMPCRKCQDTSESGGHRA, encoded by the coding sequence GTGCCGTTCTTCATGGTCGACGACCAGCTCCACGTGAATCGCAAGGCGACGATGCTGGCCGAGGAGGCGCTGGAGAATGACCTCCTGGGCATCGGCGCGATGGGGCTGTGGACCATGGCCGGCAGCGTGTGCCAGGCCGCACTCACGGACGGTCTGATCTCCGAGCGCCAGCTGGTGAAGATCCTGCTCAACAAGGATGCAGTCGATCTCCTGGCCGGCAAGCTCGTCGAGGTCGGTCTCTGGCACGGGTCCGGGCATGACTGCGAGTCGTGCCCGTCCGTGGCGGCCGGCAGCTTCCTGTTCCACGACTGGTTTTCCCTTGGCTACGATCGCGGAGCCGACGTGCGGCTCGCTCGAGACAAGCGGAAAGAACTCAAGGACGCGAAGCTGATCGCCGCCGTCTGGGCGCGGGACTGCACGGACGCACCGAACGCAACCCGGGCCCGATGCCGGTACTGCGGCACCGAGGTCAAGCGGGCCACGCAGAAGGGCGACCGCCGCCCCGAGCTGGATCATGTGGACCCGACGAAAGCCGTCGGCCCCTCGAACGTCGTGATCGCCTGTGCAACGTGCAACCGCCAGAAGGGCAGAAGAACCCCAGAGCAGGCCGGATTCACGCTGAGACCGGCTCCGGAGCGTGCCACCGCACGCGCAACGGTCGAGCGACCAGCACCCGAGGGTGCTGGCACCGCTCCCGTCGCGCCGAGCGAGCACGACGCCGTCGAGCCGCAGCAGGACCCCGCCGCCAGGTTCAATGCCCGGGTGGACGCGAAACCGGCCCGAAGACCGGTCCCGCCGGCGGAGGAACGGAACGAAAATCCGATCGAACTCGATAATGCGGACCGATCGGATCCGATATCGGAGGAGAAAGCTGTCCACGGGCGTACGCACGCGGGCACGCGGGCTGGCAGGGCAGGGCAGGGTACTGAAGGGTTAACAAGTGGGTCACCAGCGGGCCAGCCCCGCTCGATCCCTCAGCCCTCCAGCAAGAGCCGGCGCCGTGGGAAGCGGGGAAAGAAAGCCGACCCCGTGAGTACTGGGCCTGAGACGGGAACTGATGCGGGTGCTGCACCCGAGGTCTCGACCGGAGGACGGTTCGGATCCCCGTGGCACGGGTGGAGTGGTAGGCCCTCGTCGGTCACGGAGACGACGTGTCCGGATCACGGTCTGGAGATGCCCTGCCGGAAGTGCCAGGACACCAGCGAATCGGGTGGTCATCGTGCCTGA
- a CDS encoding WhiB family transcriptional regulator, with protein MTPRSSQAAPSVQAQASSMLEVPEMLRDAACAGMDPDLADEMFFPGSNWDPNRYDMARRRCESCPVREACLEHALAGERGAASNRAGMFGGKTPEERANIHRRRRAAERKAS; from the coding sequence ATGACGCCGCGTAGTTCCCAAGCAGCCCCGAGCGTTCAGGCGCAGGCGTCCTCGATGCTCGAGGTACCCGAAATGCTCCGGGACGCGGCGTGCGCGGGCATGGACCCGGACCTGGCGGACGAGATGTTTTTCCCGGGTTCGAACTGGGATCCGAACCGGTACGACATGGCCCGGCGCCGCTGTGAATCGTGTCCAGTCCGTGAGGCGTGCCTCGAGCATGCTCTCGCAGGCGAGCGTGGGGCCGCATCGAACCGGGCGGGAATGTTCGGCGGGAAGACTCCGGAGGAGCGGGCGAACATCCATCGGCGAAGGCGTGCAGCCGAGCGGAAGGCGTCATGA
- a CDS encoding ParB/RepB/Spo0J family partition protein, whose product MMKLETIQIEKIRPNAANIRTVADDDHIERLAGDIKTMGVQNPLRVYPDPDVDGDYRLQDGHRRRLAAIRANLSEVPCVVVDEPQTHELGDLDVMMTTGRNHKLLTVAEEAQAFQTMLDLGRSESTIGKKFKQPRSAVLAKARVTKAPEDIQKKYATGQLSIDALIELQKVEDAGDPEVTAQVHESLGGARWALDRDGMIRLIGSARGTVAKRREVQQLEAVGAKQGKYDIAYDGRHKQVTDELSDEEHAAAGHKFLVHDAGLEGGEVETKWFAPTSTPKVALTEAEKARKELLRALRGQLPVSAEVRHRHYIDRVQDRQAGGYPADLDMLRRLLEREVYSVPDEILVEVTGIPKGFEGDYYGHAKEWNAWRDRLEKKIQKFSWQQLVRLATLGEYWDAAEKPLAKPEGWQIRGERAHMRRIWQENVAAWFGHEWDSVEQQAMGVREPETEPASDADGGEDEAADDDAA is encoded by the coding sequence ATGATGAAGCTTGAGACCATCCAGATCGAGAAGATCCGACCGAACGCGGCGAACATCAGGACGGTCGCGGACGATGACCACATCGAGCGCCTGGCCGGCGATATCAAGACGATGGGCGTGCAGAACCCGCTCCGTGTCTACCCGGACCCGGACGTGGACGGCGACTACCGCTTGCAGGATGGGCACCGCCGGCGCCTAGCCGCGATCCGCGCCAACTTGTCGGAGGTGCCGTGCGTCGTCGTCGACGAGCCGCAGACGCACGAGCTCGGCGATCTCGACGTCATGATGACGACCGGTCGGAATCACAAGCTCCTGACTGTCGCTGAGGAAGCGCAGGCGTTCCAGACGATGCTGGACCTCGGCCGCAGTGAGTCCACGATCGGCAAGAAGTTCAAGCAGCCGCGATCGGCAGTGTTGGCGAAGGCCCGGGTGACGAAGGCGCCGGAGGACATTCAGAAGAAGTACGCGACGGGGCAGTTGTCGATCGATGCGCTGATCGAGCTGCAGAAGGTCGAGGACGCCGGCGATCCCGAGGTCACGGCCCAGGTGCACGAGTCCTTGGGTGGTGCCCGGTGGGCTCTGGATCGGGACGGCATGATCCGCCTGATCGGGTCCGCACGCGGGACGGTCGCTAAGCGACGTGAAGTGCAGCAGCTCGAGGCGGTCGGCGCGAAGCAGGGAAAGTACGACATCGCCTACGACGGCAGGCACAAGCAGGTGACGGACGAGCTCTCGGACGAGGAGCACGCAGCAGCCGGTCACAAGTTCTTGGTTCACGACGCCGGGCTCGAAGGCGGCGAGGTGGAGACAAAATGGTTCGCGCCGACGTCGACACCGAAGGTCGCCCTGACGGAGGCGGAGAAGGCTCGCAAGGAGCTGCTGCGGGCGCTGCGTGGGCAGCTCCCGGTCTCGGCGGAGGTGAGACACCGCCACTACATCGACCGTGTCCAGGATCGGCAGGCCGGCGGCTATCCGGCGGACTTGGACATGCTGCGTCGGCTGCTCGAGCGCGAGGTCTATTCGGTGCCGGACGAGATCCTCGTCGAGGTCACGGGGATCCCGAAGGGGTTCGAAGGTGACTACTACGGGCACGCGAAGGAGTGGAACGCGTGGCGTGACCGACTGGAGAAGAAGATCCAGAAGTTCTCGTGGCAGCAGCTCGTCCGGCTCGCGACGCTCGGTGAGTACTGGGACGCCGCCGAGAAGCCGCTGGCGAAGCCGGAGGGTTGGCAGATCCGGGGCGAGCGTGCGCACATGCGCCGCATTTGGCAGGAGAACGTGGCGGCCTGGTTCGGGCACGAGTGGGACTCGGTCGAACAGCAGGCGATGGGCGTGCGGGAGCCGGAGACCGAGCCCGCGAGCGACGCCGACGGAGGCGAGGACGAGGCGGCGGACGATGACGCCGCGTAG
- a CDS encoding helix-turn-helix transcriptional regulator produces the protein MERKGWSNRRLAKYAECAPGTIDNLLCGRTQSLNKGRTAELICEALDVPLDVYFVPEISSNTSENVKRAG, from the coding sequence ATGGAACGGAAAGGCTGGTCCAATCGACGACTGGCAAAGTACGCCGAATGCGCACCGGGAACGATTGACAACCTGCTCTGCGGACGCACCCAGTCCCTCAATAAGGGGCGCACTGCGGAACTCATCTGCGAGGCACTCGACGTCCCCCTGGATGTCTACTTTGTGCCCGAAATATCAAGCAACACGAGTGAGAACGTCAAGCGTGCCGGGTAG
- a CDS encoding DUF6932 family protein, giving the protein MPDLVMGADGRRVPPVGVHVVGMSAVIAHLVTNRPDENHRAQLAKDLLDYVKLMRDLGLHVERVLVDGSFTSDKMYPRDIDCSPIVDGSLSKPIPEILNTVTSCWVSPRDRYKTTPVPWLERTVGLDVYGFVQIPTSHPNHNLGLEAERYWKNWWQLERQGAGTPSKGCLEVIIDE; this is encoded by the coding sequence ATGCCGGATCTGGTCATGGGTGCCGACGGGCGACGCGTGCCACCTGTGGGCGTGCACGTCGTCGGCATGTCAGCCGTGATCGCACACCTCGTTACGAATCGGCCAGACGAGAACCATCGCGCGCAACTCGCCAAGGACCTTCTCGACTACGTCAAGCTCATGCGAGATCTCGGACTGCATGTCGAGCGAGTCCTCGTTGACGGCAGCTTCACATCTGACAAGATGTACCCGCGAGACATCGACTGCTCTCCCATCGTGGACGGAAGCCTCTCCAAACCCATCCCCGAGATCCTCAACACCGTGACGTCCTGCTGGGTCTCACCTCGAGACCGCTACAAGACAACGCCTGTCCCCTGGCTTGAACGCACAGTAGGCTTGGACGTCTACGGATTCGTGCAGATCCCCACATCCCATCCGAACCACAATCTCGGCCTCGAAGCCGAGCGCTACTGGAAGAACTGGTGGCAGCTCGAGCGCCAAGGGGCCGGGACGCCCTCGAAAGGTTGCCTGGAGGTGATCATCGATGAGTAG